In the Arachis stenosperma cultivar V10309 chromosome 8, arast.V10309.gnm1.PFL2, whole genome shotgun sequence genome, GCATTGGAAAATTGAGTGAGTTGAAAGTGTTGGGACTGGCCAATTGCAACCTTAAAGGAAGCATACCAACTGAGATTGGTAACTTGAAGCATCTAACAACACTTGATTTGCAGGTTAACAGTCTTAGTGGCATCATACCCCAAGAGATTCAAGCTTGTGAAGAGCTCGAAAATTTCGCAGCATCGAACAACATGCTTGAAGGAGAGATACCCTTTTCTATAGGGTCACTCAAAACATTGAAGATTCTGAATTTGGCTAATAACAGTTTATCTGGTTCAATCCCTTCATCATTGAGTAGTCTTTCAAACTTGACATACCTGAATTTGCTTGGAAACAAATTGAATGGCGAAATTCCTTCAGAACTCAATGGTTTGAGCCGGCTGCAGAAGCTTGACTTGTCCAGAAATAACCTCTCTGGATCACTGACACTCCTTAACAGCAAACTACAGAATCTTGTAACTATGGTTCTGTCGGATAATGCTTTAACAGGTAGTATCCCAAGTGGCTTCTGCTTCAGAGGTTCAAAACTTGAGCAGTTGTTCGTGGCAAGGAACGAGCTATCTGGGAAGTTTCCATTGGAGATACTCAACTGCTCCTCGATTCAACAGTTAGATCTTTCGGATAATCGCTTCAACAGAGAACTTCCCTCCGATTTGGACAAACTACAGAACCTCACAGATCTTGTGTTGAATAACAACAGTTTCACCGGTTCTCTGCCTCGAGAAATCGGAAATATTAGCACCTTACAAGGTCTTTTCTTGTTTGGCAACTTCTTCTCAGGAAGAATTCCAGATGAGATTGGAAGACTACAGAGATTGAACGCCATTTACCTTTATGATAATCAGATGAATGGACCTATACCAAAAGAGTTAACAAACTGCACAAGCCTAAGGGAAATAGACTTCTTTGGAAACCAATTTTCTGGGAACATACCAGAGAATATTGGTAAGCTTAAGGACTTGGTTGTTCTCCATTTAAGGCAGAATGAGTTTTCAGGTCCAATTCCTTCAAGCATGGGACACTGTAAGATGCTACAGTTGTTGGCATTAGCAGATAACAGGTTTTCAGGTTCAATACCTTCCACATTCAGTTACCTTTCAGAACTTAGTACCATTACCCTTTACAATAACTCATTTGAAGGACCTCTTCCTAATTCACTCTTTCTTCTCAAGAACCTAAAGATCATTAATTTCTCACACAACAAGTTCAGTGGAAGTTTGTTTCCTCTCACTGGCTCAAATTCTCTCACTGTTTTGGACTTAACCAACAACAGCTTCTCGGGTCCAATCCCTTCTAGTCTAGCAGAGTCGTCGAACCTCGTTCGTATCCGGCTCGCGCAGAATTGCCTTACAGGAAGCATTCCTTCTGAATTAGGCAAGCTTTCAGCTCTCAACTTTCTTGATCTGTCATTCAACAATTTAACAGGGGATGTGCCACCACAACTCTCACTGTGTCATAATATCGAACACCTTCTGCTCAATAATAACAGATTCACTGGTCAAATATCTTCATGGTTGGGAAGACTGAAAGAGCTTGGTGAATTAGACCTCTCATTCAATGACTTCCATGGCAAGGTACCTAATGAGATTGGTGAATGCTCAAATCTACTTAAGCTTtctctccatcacaacaatctCTCAGGTGAAATCCCTCATGAAATTGGAAACCTCACTTCTCTCAATGTCTTGAACTTGCAAAGTAATAGCCTCTCTGGCCTCATtccatcaacaattcaacatTGCACAAAGCTTTATGAGCTAAGGCTCTCACACAACTTCTTAACTGGTAAGTTATACTAAGATTTTTCTTCTATCCATTTTTCATTTTCAATAACATATTATATACTCTTATGcttaacataaaatatttagtaATAACTCAAATCCGCTCCTAACAAAGTTTTAGCCAAACACTTTAGTCTTCCACAAATTAGTCTTTATGTCAGATTGTTCGTCTATATAAAGGAATTGATttgagaattttaaaattttttaaaaattatcatATCTTTCGATtgttaatataatatataagaaCCACTCCTACGAAGAGTACTACATCTTTGATATTTGATTTGTCTAACTTTTTAGGCAAAATTTAACGTGAGAATTAATGTCTTAAAAGATTAAAAACTGATTTGTTAATTAAAATTCGTTGAAGATTAAATTGTTCGACTAAAAACTCTTTGAGAATGAATTTAGGATACTATATATTCTAAAATTATACCTTTTATCGTATGGTATCTAATATTT is a window encoding:
- the LOC130946453 gene encoding LRR receptor-like serine/threonine-protein kinase GSO1; its protein translation is MKLKLVQSKMDSIFMCHCFLLFTILQTVFVTTLGDSETDSYWLLRIKSELVDPLEVMRNWSPRTNPCSWNGLTCEEVDDNDDDETHVVGLNLSSSGISGSISVDFSNLIHLQELDFSSNSLTGCIPSELGNLQNLRTLLLYSNNLSCKIPAEIGNLNKLQVLRLGDNMLKGEIPNSIGKLSELKVLGLANCNLKGSIPTEIGNLKHLTTLDLQVNSLSGIIPQEIQACEELENFAASNNMLEGEIPFSIGSLKTLKILNLANNSLSGSIPSSLSSLSNLTYLNLLGNKLNGEIPSELNGLSRLQKLDLSRNNLSGSLTLLNSKLQNLVTMVLSDNALTGSIPSGFCFRGSKLEQLFVARNELSGKFPLEILNCSSIQQLDLSDNRFNRELPSDLDKLQNLTDLVLNNNSFTGSLPREIGNISTLQGLFLFGNFFSGRIPDEIGRLQRLNAIYLYDNQMNGPIPKELTNCTSLREIDFFGNQFSGNIPENIGKLKDLVVLHLRQNEFSGPIPSSMGHCKMLQLLALADNRFSGSIPSTFSYLSELSTITLYNNSFEGPLPNSLFLLKNLKIINFSHNKFSGSLFPLTGSNSLTVLDLTNNSFSGPIPSSLAESSNLVRIRLAQNCLTGSIPSELGKLSALNFLDLSFNNLTGDVPPQLSLCHNIEHLLLNNNRFTGQISSWLGRLKELGELDLSFNDFHGKVPNEIGECSNLLKLSLHHNNLSGEIPHEIGNLTSLNVLNLQSNSLSGLIPSTIQHCTKLYELRLSHNFLTGNIPFELGGVTELQVILDLSRNQFSGVIPSSIGNLMKLERLDLSFNELEGEVPPSLGKLTSLHVLNLSNNHLHGKIPSTFSQFPMSSFLNNDANLCGPPLLVSCKESSSEKIQMSNTEVAAIIVAIVFTSTLICLVMLYLMLRIWCNWRKVAIVSSEEVDENHKKEESIRFCFSDHNTKNGEYLNMNSNDATSFSF